In Lactuca sativa cultivar Salinas chromosome 5, Lsat_Salinas_v11, whole genome shotgun sequence, the DNA window AAGCAATATTCGGGCCTTAGGAGACAAAGTTGAGGAAGCTTATGTAGTAAAGAAGCTACTACGGGCAGTTCCATCAAAGTTTTTGCAGATTGCATCAACCATTAAGCAATTTGCAGATCTTGATAAGATGACTGTTGAAGAAGTTGTTGGTAGGTTGAAAGCTCATGAGGAGAGAATCCGAGGGCAAAGTGAAGTTGAAGAAAAGAAGCTTCTATTGACTCACCAAGAGTGGTCTGAAAGAAACAAGAAGTAAAGTGAAGAGGACTCAAAATCCTCTCACAGATCCTACCATAGTAGTCCAAGCAATCAACGAGGTCATGGAAGAAGTCGTGGCAGATGGAATAACTATAGCAACCGTGGTAGAGGCCATGGAAGAGGTCGTGGAAGAGGCATAGCTGAACAACAACGAGAAGGAAATCGAGGGTCATCTAACAGTCACGACAAAAGCAAACTCCAATGTTATAACTGTCAAGAATTTGGGCATTATGCCTCAGAGTGTAGAAACCCAAGACGTGAAAGGAACCATGAAGCAAATTTGACCCAAGATCATGCTGAACCGACATTATTATTGGCATCTTTTGACAATAATGAAGCAATAGAGGAGATGTTCCTAAATGAAGAAAAAGTGACACCAAAACTAAAGTTAGCAAGTGATGAAATAACTCAGTCGAATGTGTGGTATATAGACAATGGAGCAAGTAACCACATGACCGGTCAGAAAGATAAGTTTTATGATCTTAACCAAACAACTCAAGGTTATGTAAAGTTTGGAAATGGGTCCAAGGTGCGCATAGAAGGGAAAGGTTCTATCATATTCTAGTGCAAGAATGGAGAGCAACGAAAACTGCAAGATGTGTACTATATTCCAAGGTTGTGTAATAATATCATAAGTTTGGGTCAATTAGCAGAGAATGGTGACTGGATCTTGATACATGGATCATTTATGTGGGTTCATGATGTAAAAGGGAGACTACTCATGAAGGTAAAACAATCTCCAAATCgtctttataaaatcattttgaaTGAAGTTGGGTCTAGATGTCTGCTTGGAGAGACTTTTGAACAAACTTGGATTTGGCATGCACGAATGGGTCATGTTAACCTTACTGCCCTCAAACAAATGTCAGATAAGAACTTAGTTTGTGGACTACCAAAGATTGATTACCCTAAACGCTTGTGTGAGGGATATCTAGTGGGAAAGCAGACACGAAAATCGTACCCATCACAAGCAAGCTTCAAGGCAAAACAGAGGCTTGAGCTAGTACACGAAGACCTTTGTGGTCCTATTTCACCACCCACACCTGCTGGTAACCACTATTTTATGTTGTTAGTTGATGATTTTACTCGAGTAATGTGGGTATATATGATGAAGTCTAAGAATGAAGCCTTCAGTGTTTTCAAAAAGTTCCGGATATCAATTGAAACTGAAATTGGTGAAAAGTTAAAGACTTTTCGAATAGATCGTGGTGGTGAATTTCTGTCTAAACAATTCACCACGTATTGTGAAGAAACCGGTCTAAACCGGCACTACACGACACCATATTCTCCACAGCAAAACGTAGTGGTGGAGAGACGAAATCGCACTGTTGTAGAGACGGCAAGAAGTATACTCAAGAGCATGCATGTACCAGAAACGTTATGGGGAGAAGCTGTACATCATGTTGTTTATGTTCTTAATCGGGTGACCACAAAAGCCTTAAAAGATGCGACACCTTATGAAATGTGGACTGGAAGAAAGCCACAAGTTGATCACTTAAGAGTGTTTGGATGCATTGCTCATGCTAGAGCAACAGGAAGTCATCTTAAGAAACTTGATGATCGAAGCAAAAGTTTGGTGCACCTAGGATGTGAGACAGGAACGAAAGCATATAGATTGTTTGATCCTGACACAGGGAAAATATGCATCAGTAGGGATGTATGTTTTGAAGAAGATAAAGCTTGGTCATGGGAACAGTCAACTTTATTAAAAGGTACACCAGGAGCAACTTTTACAATTGAAGGCTACTTTCCAGAAGATAACCGTGAAGATGTGAGCAACCGGGAACATGAAATCTGGATGCAAATTCCTGCACCAGAACAAACCCAACAGACAAGTGCACAAACCCCTACACTTACACCCTCAAGTTCGACCAGTTCAGATACTTCTGCAAGTATTGAATCAGACTCGACAGGTGGAGGAGCCCCAAAGCGGTATTAGTTATTGGATGATATTTATGATGAGTGTGACGAACTTCTATTCATGCATGATAGTGAGGAGACTTTGTCATACTCCATGGCTAGTGAAAATGTTGATTGGGTAAATGCAATGAGAAGTGAACTGGAAGccattgaaaaaaataaaacttgGAATCTGGTTGAACTCCCACCAGGTCGAAAACCCATTGGTCTCAAGTAGGTTTACAAACTGAAAAAGGATCCAAAAGGAAAAGTTTTGAAGCACAAGGCGAGGCTGGTAGCAAAGGGATATGTTCAGAAACCCGGGATAGATTTTGATGAAGTCTTCGCACCTGTTGCACGAATTGAAATAGTACGTATTTTGCTTGCTCTTGTAGGTAAAAGCGGTTGGATTGTGCACCACCTTGATGTAAAATCTGCATTTCTAAATGGTGATTTGGAAGAAGAAGTTTATGTAACTCAACCGGAAGGGTTTGTAAATCAAAATGAACCAGTAAAAGTATACAAGCTATCAAAAGCTTTGTATGGACTTCGtcaagctcctagagcttggAACTCTCGTCTGGATAAATGTCTGAAAAATTTGGGATTTACAAGATGCCCAGAAGAGTATGCAGTTTACACAAGAAAAAAGAATGGTAAGCTCTTAATGGTTGGGGTGTATGTTGACGATCTGATTGTTACAGGAAATTGTAGCAATGAGGTGAAGCTCTTCAAAGAACAAATGCAACAGGAGTTTGAAATGAGTGACCTTGGCTCATTGTCATACTACCTGGGTATTGAAGTGGGTCAACAAAAGGATGGTATTACTCTAAAGCAAACAACTTATGCGAAAATATCCTGGAGAAGGCAGGCATGACTGAGTGCAACTCATGTAAATACCTAATGGAACCCAAGTTAGAGCTAACAAAAGATGAAGAGGGAGACCCGGTAAATCCCACGAAGTACAGAAACATCGTTGGAGGTCTGAGATATCTCACACACACTCGACCTGACATTTCTTATGCTGTCGGGATTGTAAGTCGGTTCATGGAGAGACCCACAGTCAAGCATCTACAAGCAGTGAAACATATTCTAAGGTATATCAAAGGAACCATTGATTATGGATTAAAGTACACCAGGTGTAATGGAGAAGACATCGTAACCGGGTATACTGATAGTGATCTTGCAAGAGACGTAAATGACAAACGCAACACATCAGGAATGGCATTTTATCTTAATGAAGATCTGGTACTTGGGCGTCGCAAAAACAGAGGAGTGTAGCCCTTTCCTCATGCGAAGCAGAATTCATGGTGGCGACAAGTTAGTCCTGTGGTGTTGCATGTTGACAACAAATCAGCCATAAATTTGATAAAGAACCCAGTGTTTCATGGGAGAAGCAAACACATAGACACAAGGTTTCATTTCA includes these proteins:
- the LOC111880499 gene encoding secreted RxLR effector protein 161-like yields the protein MEPKLELTKDEEGDPVNPTKYRNIVGGLRYLTHTRPDISYAVGIVSRFMERPTVKHLQAVKHILRYIKGTIDYGLKYTRCNGEDIVTGYTDSDLARDVNDKRNTSGMAFYLNEDLVKQN